The proteins below are encoded in one region of Phaeodactylum tricornutum CCAP 1055/1 chromosome 3, complete sequence:
- a CDS encoding predicted protein produces MSSNMPSTTVGPTSIRVLVAGTGVTYKLSLHPSELTVANIRGHLAAAVPTSDQILLLGPPYKVPKDSTLQSDEVLNALHLGDAEDNPIQEDTDAPRNILCSTERSGARRLFLFSKQSLSQQAPESPVCHLEPMELQIPKEAPGPSPLNLNPTMSPPLHQALAAYERQFMLYLSQGRVLADGADLRLSACINCVQEQAVVARALRAAVSNLSDHYHAASRTRAEFTTAFQSKSNAHGSLLQRFESILQNLDAIRLHPSLISTARSSGRSIESLLDTVPVERERAWAQQCQTSHQRLITLFGDLDTGFRDLGTPASRAEENRQDREAEEEIQHLWLEVDGKAKGIRNRQASRLDGLTTSYREVVKVIMNAINAGDDDDVQAAFTPLRAMSDVSKSIVPSMITDDEAMKMLMEKVAESKTRTMKRMKVRLRDVSVSQSLIQRVLSSVGVLRDALSQQVENMVHLEHVAELPDSYRDFLSEIRRRRAYGQAVTSSCAAMMEKVASIRANEVKAREKFLRGSARHLMPAFFEVFAPTLATPPPLFTPQLPPMLELDTLPDVGYDTEDPDTLMQKRSGVNEQGASSASSLTAETSMMASVAPAGQVNMTSSNAPMSQEQQQQQDHLIVSADEQSGTNFIMGTDGGAVAEAEAKALAYENAVLRQALERMGGKPPKTYVEEANLAKLGDQSNKANEAKLMKLEKELADAKSQALLAKDATRTTLADSKLSDKISHTSFSVGDFALFMPTGFGSGGKRSYVAFHTRCPHHYLSSDCVKGSPNFILGRIVYKEELVAGESGTDANPYGLPVDTKFWVLTVEVVQPKP; encoded by the exons ATGAGCTCGAACATGCCTAGCACGACGGTAGGGCCGACTTCTATTCGCGTGCTTGTAGCGGGAACAGGGGTGACCTACAAACTTTCCTTACACCCATCTGAACTTAC CGTTGCCAATATTAGAGGGCATCTGGCCGCAGCTGTTCCCACTTCCGACCAAATTTTGCTCCTGGGACCACCTTACAAAGTACCAAAAGATTCTACGCTTCAATCCGATGAAGTCCTCAACGCACTACATTTAGGTGACGCCGAAGACAACCCCATTCAAGAGGATACAGACGCGCCTCGAAATATTTTATGCTCAACTGAACGATCTGGTGCTCGTCGTTTGTTTCTCTTTTCGAAGCAGTCGCTATCCCAGCAAGCCCCCGAATCCCCAGTTTGCCACCTGGAACCCATGGAGCTGCAAATTCCAAAGGAAGCCCCGGGCCCAAGCCCCCTAAATCTCAATCCGACCATGTCGCCGCCACTGCATCAGGCATTGGCAGCGTACGAACGACAGTTTATGCTGTATCTAAGTCAGGGCCGTGTCCTGGCCGACGGTGCGGATTTGCGGTTGTCCGCTTGTATAAACTGTGTGCAGGAACAGGCGGTGGTGGCAAGAGCTCTGCGTGCCGCGGTTTCAAATCTATCTGATCACTATCATGCAGCATCACGTACTCGAGCTGAATTTACGACAGCGTTTCAATCCAAATCAAATGCGCACGGATCCCTGCTGCAAAGGTTTGAATCCATTCTGCAGAACTTGGATGCTATACGATTGCATCCGTCGCTGATTTCAACAGCTCGCTCTTCGGGCCGGTCCATAGAATCTCTATTGGACACAGTACCCGTAGAAAGAGAAAGAGCATGGGCGCAGCAGTGTCAAACTTCACACCAACGATTGATAACGCTCTTTGGCGATTTGGATACTGGCTTTCGAGATTTGGGGACCCCCGCTTCGCGAGCCGAAGAGAATCGGCAAGATCGGGaagctgaagaagaaattcagCATCTTTGGTTAGAAGTCGATGGAAAGGCAAAGGGAATTCGGAATCGACAGGCAAGTCGTCTCGATGGCTTGACAACCTCTTACCGCGAAGTTGTCAAAGTGATTATGAACGCAATCAATGCAggcgatgacgatgacgtACAGGCTGCTTTTACACCTCTGCGTGCCATGTCAGATGTATCGAAAAGCATTGTGCCTTCCATGATAACCGATGATGAAGCTATGAAGATGCTGATGGAAAAAGTGGCTGAGTCTAAAACGCGGACAATGAAACGAATGAAAGTCCGCCTTCGTGATGTCAGTGTTTCTCAGTCCTTGATTCAACGAGTTCTCTCCAGTGTTGGTGTTCTCCGCGATGCACTTTCCCAGCAAGTCGAGAATATGGTACATTTAGAACACGTTGCGGAACTCCCCGACTCGTATCGGGATTTTCTCTCCGAaattcgccgtcgtcgagcCTACGGACAAGCTGTAACGTCCTCTTGTGCAGCCATGATGGAAAAAGTGGCCTCGATCCGAGCCAATGAAGTGAAAGCCCGGGAAAAGTTTTTGCGCGGCTCTGCAAGACACTTGATGCCTGCTTTTTTTGAAGTTTTCGCGCCTACTCTGGCAACTCCTCCGCCGCTGTTTACTCCTCAGCTACCGCCGATGTTGGAGCTAGATACATTGCCTGATGTTGGTTATGATACGGAGGATCCAGACACATTGATGCAGAAAAGGAGCGGAGTGAATGAGCAGGGGGCGAGTAGTGCTTCGTCTCTGACTGCGGAAACTTCTATGATGGCCAGTGTGGCACCGGCTGGACAAGTAAATATGACATCGAGCAACGCACCCATGTCacaagaacagcagcaacagcaagacCATTTGATTGTTAGTGCAGATGAACAGAGCGGGACGAATTTCATCATGGGCACGGACGGCGGCGCTGTTGCCGAAGCCGAAGCCAAGGCACTCGCATACGAAAATGCTGTTCTTCGCCAAGCATTAGAGCGCATGGGTGGCAAGCCACCCAAAACCTATGTCGAAGAAGCGAACCTTGCAAAGCTCGGTGACCAGTCCAACAAGGCGAACGAAGCCAAGTTAATGAAACTCGAAAAAGAATTGGCAGATGCCAAATCTCAAGCTCTTCTGGCCAAGGATGCGACGCGGACAACTTTGGCAGACAGCAAGCTAAGCGACAAGATCAGCCACACAAGCTTTTCCGTTGGAGATTTCGCGTTGTTTATGCCAACAGGCTTTGGTTCGGGAGGAAAACGATCGTATGTCGCATTTCACACGCGCTGTCCTCACCATTATCTTTCTTCGGATTGTGTAAAGGGTTCGCCCAACTTTATTTTGGGACGGATCGTTTACAAGGAAGAGCTAGTGGCAGGTGAATCAGGAACCGATGCGAATCCATACGGGCTGCCGGTGGATACAAAGTTTTGGGTTTTGACGGTCGAAGTCGTCCAACCTAAGCCGTAG
- a CDS encoding predicted protein yields PYYCEENCWRLLHRRTSSVSSRFYVVFISNAQKTVPVFRQRASEDPLKPCYWDYHVILVEISADNNDSVPARVYDIDSRCRYPCPLPEYLQQSFPFVLPPHFKPYFRVVDGALYLEHFSSDRSHMFNESTQTWNAPPPSYRCI; encoded by the coding sequence CCCTATTACTGCGAAGAGAACTGCTGGAGGCTGCTACATCGCAGAACGTCCTCAGTCTCGAGTCGTTTTTACGTCGTATTCATATCCAATGCGCAAAAGACTGTGCCTGTCTTTCGTCAACGCGCAAGTGAAGATCCGCTGAAACCGTGCTACTGGGATTATCACGTAATTTTGGTCGAGATTTCTGCGGACAACAATGACAGCGTACCCGCAAGAGTGTACGATATTGACAGTCGTTGCCGCTATCCTTGTCCGTTGCCCGAATACTTGCAGCAATCATTTCCATTCGTGCTTCCACCGCATTTTAAACCATATTTTCGGGTGGTGGATGGGGCGCTCTATCTGGAGCACTTTTCCAGCGATCGGTCGCACATGTTCAACGAATCAACACAGACTTGGAATGCTCCACCGCCAAGCTATAGATGCATT
- a CDS encoding predicted protein produces the protein MIPITIGIAGGTGAGKTTLARKLFEALGGEENVNYLIHDSYYKCLKHKSIEERAKTNFDHPEALDTDLLIEHVRCLKQGVTCDVPTYDFTTHSRTDETKPMVTRKIILIEGILLFCHPVLAKEMDVKVFVDADADIRLARRLQRDTKERGRTFEEVIAQYQKTVRPMHEEWVEPSKKVADLIVHSNGHSMVVAVDMLTNHLRCKANISA, from the exons ATGATTCCAATCACAATAGGTATTGCAGGAGGCACGGGTGCGGGAAAAACCACTCTGGCAAGAAAGCTCTTCGAGGCTCTGGGCGGCGAAGAGAACGTAAATTACCTCATTCATGATTCTTATTACAAATGCCTGAAACACAAATCGATCGAAGAGCGGGCCAAGACAAATTTTGATCATCCAGAAGCATTGGACACGGACCTCCTCATTGAACACGTACGGTGTCTAAAGCAAGGGGTGACCTGTGATGTCCCGACCTATGATTTTACCACGCATTCTCGAACCGACGAAACCAAACCCATGGTTACCCGAAAAATCATTCTGATCGAAGGCATTTTGTTATTTTGCCACCCGGTCTTAGCCAAAGAAATGGACGTTAAAGTGTTTGTG GATGCCGACGCTGACATTCGTTTAGCAAGACGCTTGCAACGAGATACCAAAGAGCGCGGACGCACATTTGAGGAAGTCATTGCTCAGTACCAAAAGACGGTACGACCGATGCACGAAGAGTGGGTGGAGCCGTCGAAAAAGGTAGCGGACTTGATTGTGCATTCAAACGGTCATTCGATGGTAGTAGCAGTCGACATGTTGACCAATCATTTAAGATGCAAGGCTAACATTTCAGCATGA